The following proteins come from a genomic window of Crassostrea angulata isolate pt1a10 chromosome 1, ASM2561291v2, whole genome shotgun sequence:
- the LOC128166097 gene encoding melanocortin receptor 3-like, whose amino-acid sequence MTNLTVQYLQMEMLLQQMGINKTFVNVPMENLTMEDINRFLQSLNLTKMLEIDMDKYLQEPVTIILIILCIMALCTNVLSILATTHVPSNIFTAHFRLILSLAASDIFTVFSVVVHIMNKALNPPLLFHMHTKDERLLSACGFQFVVSLNVTAHLISLLNLFAMAQDHYVAIMKPLHYNQIMTSSRVKLMIVALWGIAILGGFSNFYAGLEKPPELEKFNMCERALYSNYQAEYLLILLTVLCFLGITVIYITLYSKIKAMDKFPVAVMSKNKMHNKKALVTTLLIIGTFGICWLPDMFFELAMIIQVHVDASKVKDFLVVFVQANNYLYILLLCNSLLDPIIYAIRLKEVQLGYISFLSKHSTYFRRMLHQRRLNRQSSQSLSTEHTRTSVVTNSDHRNSASLLGKKTNTNEETGDFQKLVSVT is encoded by the coding sequence ATGACCAACCTCACTGTCCAATACCTGCAAATGGAGATGCTTTTACAACAAATGGGCATCAATAAAACTTTCGTCAATGTCCCTATGGAAAACCTTACAATGGAGGACATTAACAGATTTCTGCAGTCTTTAAATTTAACTAAAATGTTGGAAATAGACATGGACAAATATCTCCAGGAACCAGTGACAATAATCCTGATTATTCTCTGTATCATGGCTCTGTGTACAAACGTTTTGTCTATTCTTGCTACCACTCATGTTCCATCGAACATATTCACCGCACATTTTCGACTGATTCTCAGCCTGGCTGCCTCGGATATTTTTACAGTGTTCAGTGTTGTGGTTCACATCATGAACAAAGCTTTGAACCCCCCTCTCCTATTTCATATGCACACCAAGGACGAACGTCTCTTGTCTGCTTGTGGGTTCCAGTTTGTGGTCTCCTTAAACGTCACCGCACACTTAATATCCCTTCTTAACCTCTTCGCTATGGCTCAAGACCACTATGTTGCCATCATGAAACCTTTACACTACAACCAAATAATGACATCCAGTCGAGTGAAGCTGATGATAGTCGCTTTGTGGGGCATTGCGATTCTTGGTGGCTTTTCTAATTTCTATGCAGGACTTGAGAAACCACCCGAGTTAGAGAAATTCAATATGTGTGAGCGTGCCCTCTACAGCAATTACCAAGCCGAATACCTCCTCATCCTATTGACTGTTCTATGCTTTCTTGGAATAACTGTCATTTATATCACCCTCTACTCCAAAATCAAGGCCATGGATAAATTTCCTGTGGCAGTGAtgtccaaaaataaaatgcacaacAAAAAAGCCTTGGTTACCACTCTCCTCATCATCGGAACCTTTGGTATCTGCTGGTTACCTGATATGTTCTTCGAGTTGGCCATGATCATACAAGTTCATGTCGATGCATCCAAAGTTAAAGACTTTTTGGTGGTCTTTGTGCAAGCCAACAACTACCTGTACATTCTCTTGCTCTGCAATTCCTTGCTTGACCCAATCATATACGCTATCCGACTGAAAGAGGTTCAGCTGGGTTATATTTCATTCTTGTCCAAACACTCGACCTATTTCAGGAGGATGCTTCATCAACGGAGACTCAACAGACAGTCATCTCAGAGTCTGAGCACTGAGCACACAAGAACGAGTGTTGTGACAAACTCAGACCACAGAAATTCCGCCAGTCTTCTGGGTAAAAAGACAAACACCAACGAGGAAACTGGAGATTTTCAAAAGCTGGTCAGTGTTACATGA